The Methanococcus voltae nucleotide sequence AAAATAAATTAATTTAAACCAAATTAACGGTATAATAATATAAAAATATGGTTTATTTTTATATTTTAGGGATACTATGCTAAAAAAAACAGTTAAAAAAGGTATTTCGAAGAGCAAACTATTAAAAAATATTCTTTCAAACGTTTTAAATCCAAAAGAATTTGAAAAACAGGCTAGGACTAAAAAACCCTTGGTTATAGAGTGTTTAGCTTGTGGATTATGTGAAAAAGCTTGCCCCACTGAATCAATAACCGTATTCAAATTTAAAGATGTTATTTGTGAAAATTGTGGAGCTTGTGCAAATGTATGTCCAGTAGACGCAATACATGAAAATAGGTTTGATATAGATTCTGAAAAATGTATAAAATGCGGTTATTGTGCGTTATTTTGTACAATTCCTATAATTATGAATGAAATACCTGTGATAAAAACACCATACATTACTAGGGAATGCAACGATTGTGGTCTTTGTATTCCAAAATGCCCCGAAAAAGCCATATACTACGATAAAAAAGGTAAAATTACAATATCTGATAATTGTAGTTATTGTAATATTGGCAATAATGTTCAAAATTCAAAAAACGAATGTATGATTTGTAAAAATTATTGTCCAATGAATGCTATAATATTGCCCAAAGATTACAACAAGTCATGTATTATAAAATTAGATATCAATTCGTGTATATTTTGCAAAGATTGCCAATATATATGCCCACTAGATGAAAATGGGATAGAATTTAACGAATAAAACTAAATAGTTAATAAAATTAAATAGTTAATTGAAAGTGAAATTATGGAAAACAATTTTTGTAAAAATGTTTTAAAAATAGGAATTGTAGTTCATGGGCCCGAGATTATCGACAGTGGATATGCAAAAAAAATAATTGATATAATTAAAAATTATCAAGTTTCCGCTGAAAATTATGTTGAAAAAGAAATATTTGTAAAATTAGGCGGTACTATGGGTAGGGTTGCTGTTATAGATAATAATTTAGAAGAAATTATTGACATTTCTGAAAAATTAGTACCCTCTAAATCGATTCAAAAACTTGGGGAATTCAATGACGTCTTATTTTTGCTCAATTATGGAAAATCAAAAATTACAGGACATACATTCGGTAAAATAGTCATAAATAACTCCAAAATCCACAAACCAATTGTTCAAATTGAAAGACCTGGCGAAAAAGATGGAACAATAATATTATGGAATAAAAAGTTTTTAAATGACGTTGATTTAGAAAATAAAGATAATGAAGATATAGCTAAGGACAATACCTGTGATGATATAGAACACTTTATTGACGAGTTGATCGAAACTATCAGTCAAAAATTTGATATCGCCGTTGAAAATTGCATAAGTGAAGGCATGAATGTCTATTACGATGAATTAGGGAATCAATATCGTAAAATACATGGTGTAAGCCCTGATGAATCAATTATGGTTAATGGTATAGTAGTAGGGCGCTCAAAAGGAGAAGAAGTTACGATCATTTGTAAAAATGGAAAACTTGTAGATATTGAAAATGCAAATGTCAAATGGCATGGTGTTGAAAAACTAGGAGATATTGATTTAAATAAAATAATTATAAAAACCGGTATGTTAAGACGGCACAGCAACTTTTGTAAAAATAATGATGAAACTAGTGAAATTAAAAATAAGATAGATAGTAAAGACATTGAAAATGTGCAAAATGTTGGAAATCTATTATTTATACACCATGCTGGCGAAAATACATTGGAAATGTTAAAAAATGGTCCTGTTTCAGCAGTTGTAACCATTGGTGATGATACAACCACTGTTTGTGGGGACATACTTGCAAGATTTAATATTAAGATAATTGGCATTACTGACGGAGATAAAGACGAAATTCTCGATAATCCTAGATTAACCAAAGGCTCAAAAGTTTTTAAAATATTGAATGCTAAGGATGACGATGTAGGCGACTACATTATTGAAAATTCAAAATTTGAAGATTTTAAAACTTTTGAGGAATATTTTAACCATGTTTTTAAATTATTAGCTAATTATTCCCCCAAATTGGAATATACTCTTGAAGAAATTAACAATTAAATAATATAAATTTTACAGATTTATAATTTTATATATGGTTATTAGCCATATATTTATTAACATAAATTTATTAACCTAATTATTAACCTAATTATTAACGTAATTATTAACGTAATTAGCAATATAGATATTGAAAATAAAACTTAAATGAGGGATTTGATGGATAATTCAAATTCTAAAGAATTTGTAGACAAATTGATTAATTTTCTAGAATATAATGATATAAAAACGATATTTTCTTACCCCGGTGAACAAATACTTCCATTTTATAGGGCTATTGAAAATTCAAATATTAATCTAGTAAATGTTAAACACGAACAGGCTGCTGCACACATGGCCGATGGTTACTCCAGGATTACTAACGAAACGGGTGTTTGTTTAGTAACTGCAGGACCTGGCGCAACAAACATAACCACAAGTGTCGCTACAGCATTTCGGGATAATTCATCTATTGTGTGTTTTACAGGGCGTTGTTCTTCAAAATATATCGGTACTGAATTTTTTCAAGAAATACCCATGGATTTCCTAGATTTCGAAGAAGGTAGTTATATTTTTGAATCAGACGACAAAAACTTGTCTACTATAAAAAATGTATTTGAAAAAAGTTTTTTCAACCGAAAACCCATACAAATTAATATTTCCAAAAATGTCTATAATTCACTAGATAAATCTAGTAGTTTATTAAAAATTACAAAGAATTATAAATCTTATGAAAAGTATATTAATAATTATAACAATAGTGAATTATGTAACAATATACATGCTACATATAAAATAAATAATATGAATACTACTAAAAATTCTAAAAATCTTGAAATTAATGAATATTTTGAGACTTTAAAAAATAATGAAATCGTTCAAAATTCTAAAAACCCCATATTACTTGTAGGGCAAGGTATTTTTGGACAACTGAACTATTCTGAAATACTTCAAATTAATAACATGTTGAACAGTTTAAAAATCCCTATTGTCACCACGTACCCTGCAAGGGGCATTATTTCGGAAGAAAACGAAAAATGTTTGGGCATGATTGGTAGAAGAGGGTATTTTGCAAACGAACATTTGAAAAACTGTGATTTAATAATAAACTTAGGTTCAAGTTTATCATATAATACAATCCTTGAATCCTGGGACGATATTAAATCAAAAATTGTTGAGTTAAATGTGAATATCAACAATATTTCAGATATTGAATTAATCGTTAGAAATATTAACGATATTTTTGAAAAATGTGACATTTTTAAAAAGTACAATAAAAACTACAAAAATAGTAGCCATAGTTTAAACAATATAATTAAATTTGGAGACTACTCCAAAAAAGTTAAAGAATTAATAGAATCAATCCCTAATGATTCAATTATTGTAACAGATGCTGGGAATCATACTGTATTTACGTCACTATTTAAGACATGTATGCTACCTAAAAGTATAATTTCCTCCCACAGCATGGGTACCATGGGTTTTGGACTTCCTTGCGCCATCGGCGTAAAGTATGGATGTATTGATAAAAGCATAGATAGGGAAGTCATAAATATTAATGGGGATGGCGGAATTCAGATGAATATCCAAGAATTAGCTACTGTTGCCAAAAATAACTTAAAAATATTAATCGTAATTATGAAAAATAGTAGACTAAATATTTTTTGTGATTTAGATAACCCAGACTATGTAAAGCTTGGAGAAGCCTATGGAATAACATCCAAATTGGTTAAATCCGAAAATGAAATAAAAAAATGTGTAAATGAATATTTAGAAGGTAGTGGTCCTTTAATTTTAGTAATCGAATGTGAAGATGAAAGTTTACCGAAACCTGAAAATTAAATATCTAAATTAACCAGCCATTTAATTAACTAATTATAAAATTAAAATTCTAAAAAATACCAAATAGTGCTCAATTAACTTATAAAATAGTACTATACAATATTAAAAACATAACTTAAAAATAAACTTAAATTAGACTTAATTGAAACAACAAAACAAGAATATAGGTTGGATATATAAAAGTAATAATAATTTAAAACTTATTTTATATATTTTAATCATACCTCGGTGAAAAAATGGGGCACGACTTATTCAAGGAATTAACAAAAAATATACACTTTAACGTAACAGAATTAGATAAAAATAACTTTGGTCAAGATTGGCAAGTTCCAGAATGCTTGGTTTCGATGATTGGAATTAAAAACGGTAAAAAACCAGTTTTCTATTATGGAATTACTCAGAACTATAGAACCTCTTTCATAATTAAAAAAGGAAAATCTGAAAACGGAAATAACTTTATAAATGCAAGAGTTTATTTGAAATTTGATAAAGATTCAT carries:
- a CDS encoding DUF2117 domain-containing protein produces the protein MENNFCKNVLKIGIVVHGPEIIDSGYAKKIIDIIKNYQVSAENYVEKEIFVKLGGTMGRVAVIDNNLEEIIDISEKLVPSKSIQKLGEFNDVLFLLNYGKSKITGHTFGKIVINNSKIHKPIVQIERPGEKDGTIILWNKKFLNDVDLENKDNEDIAKDNTCDDIEHFIDELIETISQKFDIAVENCISEGMNVYYDELGNQYRKIHGVSPDESIMVNGIVVGRSKGEEVTIICKNGKLVDIENANVKWHGVEKLGDIDLNKIIIKTGMLRRHSNFCKNNDETSEIKNKIDSKDIENVQNVGNLLFIHHAGENTLEMLKNGPVSAVVTIGDDTTTVCGDILARFNIKIIGITDGDKDEILDNPRLTKGSKVFKILNAKDDDVGDYIIENSKFEDFKTFEEYFNHVFKLLANYSPKLEYTLEEINN
- a CDS encoding thiamine pyrophosphate-binding protein: MDNSNSKEFVDKLINFLEYNDIKTIFSYPGEQILPFYRAIENSNINLVNVKHEQAAAHMADGYSRITNETGVCLVTAGPGATNITTSVATAFRDNSSIVCFTGRCSSKYIGTEFFQEIPMDFLDFEEGSYIFESDDKNLSTIKNVFEKSFFNRKPIQINISKNVYNSLDKSSSLLKITKNYKSYEKYINNYNNSELCNNIHATYKINNMNTTKNSKNLEINEYFETLKNNEIVQNSKNPILLVGQGIFGQLNYSEILQINNMLNSLKIPIVTTYPARGIISEENEKCLGMIGRRGYFANEHLKNCDLIINLGSSLSYNTILESWDDIKSKIVELNVNINNISDIELIVRNINDIFEKCDIFKKYNKNYKNSSHSLNNIIKFGDYSKKVKELIESIPNDSIIVTDAGNHTVFTSLFKTCMLPKSIISSHSMGTMGFGLPCAIGVKYGCIDKSIDREVININGDGGIQMNIQELATVAKNNLKILIVIMKNSRLNIFCDLDNPDYVKLGEAYGITSKLVKSENEIKKCVNEYLEGSGPLILVIECEDESLPKPEN
- a CDS encoding 4Fe-4S binding protein — encoded protein: MLKKTVKKGISKSKLLKNILSNVLNPKEFEKQARTKKPLVIECLACGLCEKACPTESITVFKFKDVICENCGACANVCPVDAIHENRFDIDSEKCIKCGYCALFCTIPIIMNEIPVIKTPYITRECNDCGLCIPKCPEKAIYYDKKGKITISDNCSYCNIGNNVQNSKNECMICKNYCPMNAIILPKDYNKSCIIKLDINSCIFCKDCQYICPLDENGIEFNE